A DNA window from Sphingopyxis macrogoltabida contains the following coding sequences:
- a CDS encoding ribonuclease R family protein, with the protein MAKRPKPAGLPSPDQILRFIEESKDAVGKREIAKYFGLHGNEKIALKALLKDMTDEGLVDLAPGRAFHKHGGLPRVTVLRVAAIEGSSVWAVPERWEAAGPAPRLRVMEQGRKGALGVGDRILARTEERGSGHVAHPMKRLQASAEMVIGVLVEEKSPGGKPMVWLRPADKRARYDFAVADKGDADIGDLVRAELTGRGPAIKAKVIDRIGDPFAPRSLSMIAIARHEIPHVFGPETLAEAERAAKLPLTPDGREDLRDLPIVAIDPIDARDHDDAVWAVPDEDPGNKGGFRAIVAIADVSYYVRPDGALDREARRRGNSVYFPDQVVPMLPETLSAGVCSLKAGEDRAAMACHLVIDRHGKVTSWRFTRALVRLRANIAYEHAQAAYDADEPREGWDADVLPALRNLWASWTLLAKARAARDPLDLELPERQVILDEQGGIAEIRVRDRLDAHRLIEDYMIAANVAAAKALEAKKSPVMYRIHEPPSREKLVSLKDYLETFEQSFALGQVITPAVFNRLIDGFSEDDRLPEIMQAILRSQTQAYYGPANAGHFGLALGSYAHFTSPIRRYADLIVHRALVDSYKLEVPGKPKDLPARTGLGDEDGKGLSRIGEAISALERRAMEAERETVDRYVAAYLATKTGEIVAARITGVQPFGFFATVDGLGGDGLVPVSTLGSERFFYDEAARTLDSEHGRVSYTVGQRLDLRLLDANPISGALRFELPDAPEGGFRGRPPRRDGVKKAGKHMVGKRGRPANIKHKGRKR; encoded by the coding sequence TTGGCGAAACGGCCGAAACCCGCTGGCTTGCCCAGCCCCGACCAGATCCTCCGCTTTATCGAAGAGAGCAAGGACGCGGTCGGAAAGCGCGAGATTGCGAAATATTTCGGCCTGCACGGTAACGAGAAGATCGCGCTGAAGGCGCTGCTCAAGGACATGACCGACGAGGGGCTCGTCGATCTGGCGCCCGGGCGCGCCTTTCACAAGCATGGCGGCTTGCCACGCGTCACCGTGCTGCGCGTCGCGGCGATCGAGGGCAGCAGCGTGTGGGCGGTTCCCGAGCGCTGGGAGGCTGCCGGCCCGGCGCCGCGCCTCCGCGTGATGGAGCAGGGGCGGAAAGGGGCGCTCGGCGTCGGCGACCGTATCCTCGCGCGCACCGAAGAACGCGGCAGCGGCCATGTCGCGCATCCGATGAAGCGGTTGCAGGCAAGCGCCGAAATGGTGATCGGGGTGCTCGTCGAGGAAAAGTCGCCGGGCGGCAAGCCGATGGTCTGGCTGCGCCCGGCCGACAAGCGCGCGCGCTACGATTTTGCCGTCGCGGACAAGGGCGATGCCGATATCGGCGATCTCGTCCGCGCCGAACTGACCGGGCGCGGGCCGGCGATCAAGGCGAAGGTTATCGACCGCATCGGCGATCCCTTCGCGCCGCGGTCGCTCAGCATGATCGCGATCGCGCGGCACGAGATACCGCATGTCTTCGGTCCCGAAACGCTCGCCGAGGCGGAGCGCGCGGCGAAATTGCCGCTGACCCCCGACGGACGCGAGGATCTGCGCGACCTGCCGATCGTCGCGATCGATCCGATCGATGCGCGCGACCATGACGATGCCGTCTGGGCGGTCCCCGACGAGGACCCGGGCAACAAGGGCGGTTTCCGCGCGATCGTCGCGATCGCCGACGTCAGCTATTATGTCCGTCCCGACGGCGCGCTCGATCGTGAAGCGCGGCGGCGCGGCAACAGCGTCTACTTCCCCGATCAGGTCGTCCCGATGCTGCCCGAAACGCTGTCGGCGGGCGTCTGCTCGCTGAAGGCCGGGGAAGACCGTGCTGCGATGGCGTGCCACCTCGTCATCGACCGGCACGGCAAGGTGACGTCATGGCGTTTCACCCGCGCGCTCGTCCGGCTGCGCGCCAACATCGCCTATGAGCATGCGCAGGCGGCCTATGACGCCGACGAGCCCCGCGAGGGGTGGGATGCCGATGTCCTGCCGGCGCTCCGCAACCTCTGGGCAAGCTGGACGCTGCTCGCGAAAGCGCGCGCGGCGCGCGATCCGCTTGACCTCGAACTGCCCGAACGGCAGGTGATCCTCGACGAACAGGGAGGCATCGCCGAAATCCGGGTGCGGGACCGCCTCGACGCGCACCGGCTGATCGAGGATTATATGATCGCGGCGAACGTTGCGGCGGCGAAAGCGCTCGAAGCGAAGAAATCGCCAGTGATGTACCGCATCCACGAGCCGCCGAGCCGCGAGAAGCTGGTCAGCCTCAAGGACTATCTCGAAACCTTCGAGCAGAGCTTCGCATTGGGGCAGGTGATCACGCCGGCGGTGTTCAACCGCCTGATCGACGGCTTTTCCGAAGACGATCGCCTGCCCGAAATCATGCAGGCGATCCTGCGCAGCCAGACACAGGCCTATTACGGCCCCGCCAACGCCGGTCATTTCGGCCTCGCGCTCGGCAGCTATGCGCATTTTACCTCGCCGATCCGCCGCTATGCCGACCTGATCGTCCACCGCGCGCTCGTCGATTCATACAAGCTCGAGGTGCCCGGCAAACCGAAGGACCTCCCGGCGCGGACGGGGCTCGGCGACGAGGACGGCAAGGGGCTGTCGCGGATTGGCGAAGCGATCAGCGCGCTCGAACGGCGCGCGATGGAGGCCGAGCGCGAGACCGTCGACCGCTATGTCGCCGCCTATCTGGCGACCAAGACCGGCGAGATCGTCGCGGCGCGGATCACCGGCGTCCAGCCGTTCGGCTTTTTTGCAACGGTCGACGGGCTCGGCGGCGACGGGCTGGTCCCGGTGTCGACGCTGGGCAGCGAGCGCTTTTTCTATGACGAGGCGGCGCGGACGCTCGACAGCGAGCACGGGCGCGTGAGTTATACGGTCGGCCAGCGGCTCGATCTGCGGCTGCTCGATGCCAACCCGATCAGCGGCGCGCTGCGTTTCGAACTGCCCGACGCGCCCGAGGGCGGTTTTCGGGGCCGGCCGCCCCGCCGTGACGGGGTAAAGAAGGCCGGGAAGCATATGGTTGGCAAGCGCGGGCGTCCGGCGAATATCAAGCACAAGGGACGGAAGCGGTAG
- a CDS encoding universal stress protein produces the protein MRTYLVVIDDSPEATLALRFAARRAARTGGGVMVLAIVAPQDFVAFGGVQATIEAEAREHAEELVAAAADAVVQEANVTPQIMVKSGKPAEVVREVIGANDEIAALVLATAASGAPGPLVAHFTGQDAGTLPCPVMLVPGGIDISRLDALS, from the coding sequence ATGCGGACGTATCTGGTGGTGATCGACGACAGCCCCGAAGCGACGCTGGCGCTGCGCTTTGCGGCCCGGCGCGCGGCGCGGACGGGCGGCGGCGTGATGGTGCTCGCCATCGTCGCCCCGCAGGACTTCGTGGCGTTCGGCGGCGTCCAGGCGACGATCGAGGCCGAAGCGCGCGAGCACGCAGAAGAACTGGTCGCGGCCGCCGCCGACGCGGTAGTGCAGGAAGCGAATGTCACGCCGCAGATCATGGTCAAATCGGGCAAGCCCGCCGAGGTGGTGCGCGAGGTGATCGGCGCCAATGACGAGATTGCGGCGCTGGTTCTGGCGACGGCGGCGTCGGGCGCGCCGGGCCCGCTGGTCGCGCATTTCACCGGACAGGATGCGGGCACGCTCCCCTGTCCGGTGATGCTGGTGCCGGGCGGCATCGACATCAGCCGCCTCGACGCGCTGAGCTAG
- the phaR gene encoding polyhydroxyalkanoate synthesis repressor PhaR yields the protein MARSKSAEEGDVVTIKKYANRRLYDTERSCYITLEDLGTMVRDGREFRVVDAKSGDDITHNVLTQIIMDEETRGETLLPVNFLRHLIGMYGDKMQSMVPQYLEASMTAFRKNQQDVRSAFEGALGSNPLAELTRRNMEMFQQAAGAFMPGAAGGKAKDAEIAALKAEVAELKAELAKKK from the coding sequence ATGGCGAGGTCGAAATCGGCAGAAGAGGGCGACGTCGTCACGATCAAGAAATACGCGAACCGGCGCCTCTATGACACAGAGCGTAGCTGCTACATCACACTCGAGGATCTCGGCACGATGGTTCGCGACGGCCGCGAATTTCGCGTCGTCGATGCGAAAAGCGGCGACGACATCACGCACAATGTCCTGACGCAGATCATCATGGACGAAGAGACCCGCGGCGAGACGCTGTTGCCGGTCAATTTCCTGCGCCACCTGATCGGCATGTATGGCGACAAGATGCAGTCGATGGTGCCGCAATATCTGGAAGCGTCGATGACCGCCTTTCGCAAGAACCAGCAGGACGTCCGCTCGGCGTTCGAAGGCGCGCTCGGTTCCAACCCGCTTGCCGAACTTACCCGGCGCAATATGGAAATGTTCCAGCAGGCGGCGGGGGCGTTCATGCCGGGCGCTGCCGGCGGCAAGGCCAAGGATGCCGAAATCGCCGCGTTGAAGGCCGAAGTTGCCGAGCTCAAGGCCGAACTCGCGAAAAAGAAATAG
- a CDS encoding pyruvate dehydrogenase complex dihydrolipoamide acetyltransferase, translating into MPIELKMPALSPTMEEGTLAKWLVKEGDEVKSGDLLAEIETDKATMEFEAVDEGVISQILVAEGADNVKVGTVIAVIAGEGEEAGSAKAAPAPAPAPAAEPKAEAPAPAAAPAPAAAPAPSPAPAPAAGAPASSGDRIKASPLAKRLAAEQGIDLKALTGTGPGGRIVKADLAGAPAGAAAPAAAPAPAATAAAAAPAAAGPIPDFGIPHEDEKLSGMRKTIARRLTESMQQSPHIYLTVDIRLDALLKLRGELNASLESRGVKLSVNDMLIKALAVALERVPACNVSFGGDVMRKYSRADISVAVSIPGGLITPIIVDAGGKSMSKISTEMSELAAKAKEGKLQPNEYQGGTASISNMGMMGIKQFTAVINPPQAMIMAIGAGEKRPYIVDDALSVATVMTATGSFDHRAIDGADGALLMKTFKELVESPLGLVA; encoded by the coding sequence ATGCCGATCGAACTCAAAATGCCCGCCCTTTCGCCGACGATGGAGGAAGGGACCCTTGCCAAATGGCTGGTGAAGGAAGGGGATGAGGTCAAATCGGGCGACCTGCTCGCCGAGATCGAAACCGACAAGGCGACGATGGAGTTCGAGGCGGTCGACGAAGGCGTGATCAGCCAGATTCTCGTCGCCGAGGGCGCCGACAATGTGAAGGTCGGCACCGTGATCGCAGTCATCGCGGGCGAGGGTGAAGAGGCGGGCAGCGCGAAGGCCGCACCGGCGCCTGCTCCTGCGCCTGCGGCAGAACCCAAAGCCGAAGCGCCCGCACCGGCGGCCGCGCCTGCACCTGCCGCCGCGCCCGCGCCGAGTCCGGCACCTGCGCCGGCTGCTGGGGCCCCTGCATCATCGGGTGACCGCATCAAGGCGAGCCCGCTTGCGAAGCGCCTTGCCGCCGAGCAGGGGATCGACCTCAAGGCGCTGACAGGTACGGGTCCGGGCGGCCGCATCGTCAAGGCCGACCTTGCGGGCGCTCCTGCAGGTGCCGCTGCACCCGCCGCCGCGCCGGCTCCTGCTGCTACGGCAGCGGCCGCAGCACCTGCTGCCGCCGGCCCGATTCCCGACTTCGGCATCCCGCACGAGGACGAAAAGCTCAGCGGCATGCGCAAGACGATCGCGCGCCGCCTGACCGAATCGATGCAGCAATCGCCGCACATCTACCTGACCGTCGACATCCGCCTCGACGCGCTGCTCAAGCTGCGCGGCGAGCTCAACGCCAGCCTCGAAAGTCGCGGCGTCAAGCTCAGCGTCAACGACATGCTGATCAAGGCGCTCGCTGTCGCGCTCGAACGCGTCCCGGCGTGCAATGTCAGCTTCGGCGGCGACGTGATGCGCAAATACAGCCGCGCCGACATCTCGGTCGCGGTCAGCATCCCCGGCGGCCTGATCACCCCGATCATTGTCGACGCGGGCGGCAAGTCGATGTCGAAGATTTCGACCGAAATGTCCGAACTCGCGGCGAAGGCGAAGGAAGGCAAGCTGCAGCCCAATGAATATCAGGGCGGCACCGCCAGCATCTCGAACATGGGGATGATGGGGATCAAGCAGTTCACCGCGGTGATCAACCCGCCGCAGGCGATGATCATGGCGATCGGCGCGGGCGAGAAGCGTCCTTACATCGTCGACGACGCCCTGTCGGTCGCGACCGTCATGACCGCGACGGGCAGCTTCGACCACCGCGCCATCGACGGCGCCGACGGCGCGCTGCTGATGAAGACTTTCAAGGAACTGGTGGAAAGCCCGCTGGGGCTGGTCGCTTAA
- a CDS encoding TonB-dependent receptor domain-containing protein, with protein MFKAHLLRGAAAFAVAISVSQPVFAQDTVDSIACTDANNDGVCDSDATSGDAIVVTGSRIRKSEFNSPDPIQVISPDIGQKQGQNQLADLLQSSPIASGSIQITSSISNGFVTNGGADAQTISLRGLGAERTLVLLNGRRAGPAGVRGAVASFDLNVLPLSIVRQVEILKTGASSIYGSDAVAGVVNILTKDNADGFQVSGFSSVPTRGGGETYDINLTYGKRFDRGHILATVDYFQQGNLRRRDRNFLNCQEEYLTFQDGGRADIVDFRTGRPACNGTIGNLILTNNDFTGPGFSQGLLAPNGQQLFIGQYGSNLSQVGVSYNDFAGLGVYAPANFFGLNFDGPSTGALNQYEPLEQISDVFSKVSRITGYLDASYELTDNIEVYTELLFNNRKSYNNGFQQLNVTQFTGNTDLVPFFCAPAPNGPGNRLQGDNCDFGDAGDPFNSEFGGNFLLRPLVLAKSDFSTDVDYYRGVLGFRGDFGGFLQGWNWDIYGQYSRSDADYTQDVIFQDSLDSQSWRTRSCVGLTTRINGLPCIDIDFTDPRVLRGDFTPQERAFLFGKETGKTIFTQKSIEATFSGNLITLPAGDVGLAFGAQIRRDAINDTPGEFTLAGNAALRTSSGITAGHTVNKEIFGEIQIPLIYDTPLIQRLTLSGAGRYTDVTATRRDGVKDSFSDVTWKAGLDWEVTDWLRFRGTWGTSFRAPALFELFLENQTGFQNQQDIDICIDIEDQLEQGNINQRIYDNCVAAGIPTDFQGATGSATIVSGGGIGVLKPETSTAKTVSVVLTPDLSGLLWSGLRLNLAVDYFDIKIRDEITTLGATSIINGCYNSEFGLDDPLCDLITRETSGPEIYNISQILDTYVNINKQRNKGIDVTLRLDQDLGNLGSLTFTSQMTWQIKDTIGLFDGFIIDDNGEAGDPKWVGDFNLSWEKGPWTVFYGMDVIGGTSNAADLLDTQGSPCRTSIFRPGGLYCQDTRLSPTFYHSASVTREIADKFAITLGVANIFDTAPPRASTVQAGITAIGQAPAFGSQYDYFGRRVFLNLRGNF; from the coding sequence ATGTTCAAAGCGCACCTGCTTCGGGGTGCCGCTGCGTTTGCAGTGGCAATTTCCGTCAGCCAACCAGTTTTCGCACAAGATACGGTCGACAGCATCGCCTGTACCGACGCTAACAATGACGGCGTCTGCGATTCCGATGCGACCAGCGGCGACGCGATCGTCGTCACCGGCTCGCGCATCCGCAAGAGCGAATTCAACAGCCCCGACCCGATCCAGGTCATCAGCCCGGACATCGGCCAGAAGCAGGGTCAGAACCAGCTTGCCGACCTCCTCCAGTCGTCGCCGATCGCTTCGGGCTCGATCCAGATCACCTCGTCGATCTCGAACGGTTTCGTCACCAATGGCGGCGCCGACGCCCAGACCATCTCGCTGCGCGGCCTCGGCGCCGAACGCACACTGGTGCTGCTGAACGGCCGCCGCGCCGGTCCCGCCGGCGTTCGCGGTGCGGTTGCCTCGTTCGACCTTAACGTGCTGCCGCTCTCGATCGTCCGTCAGGTCGAAATCCTGAAAACCGGCGCGTCGTCGATCTATGGTTCGGACGCGGTCGCCGGCGTCGTCAACATCCTGACCAAGGACAATGCCGACGGCTTCCAGGTCAGCGGCTTCTCGTCCGTCCCGACACGCGGCGGCGGTGAAACCTATGATATCAACCTGACCTACGGCAAACGCTTCGACCGCGGCCATATTCTTGCGACGGTCGATTATTTCCAGCAGGGCAACCTGCGTCGCCGTGACCGCAACTTCCTGAACTGTCAGGAAGAATATCTGACGTTCCAGGACGGCGGCCGCGCCGACATCGTCGACTTCCGGACCGGTCGGCCTGCCTGCAACGGCACGATCGGCAACCTGATCCTGACCAACAACGACTTCACCGGCCCGGGCTTCTCGCAAGGCCTGCTGGCTCCGAATGGTCAGCAGCTGTTCATTGGTCAATACGGCTCGAACCTCAGCCAGGTCGGCGTCTCGTACAATGATTTTGCGGGTCTGGGCGTTTATGCACCGGCCAACTTCTTCGGCCTGAACTTCGACGGTCCGTCAACCGGCGCGCTCAACCAGTATGAACCGCTGGAACAGATTTCGGACGTCTTCTCGAAGGTGTCGCGCATTACGGGCTATCTCGACGCCTCATACGAACTGACCGACAATATCGAAGTCTATACCGAATTGCTGTTCAACAACCGCAAGTCGTACAACAACGGCTTCCAGCAGCTGAACGTCACCCAGTTTACCGGCAATACCGACCTTGTTCCCTTCTTCTGCGCCCCCGCCCCGAACGGGCCCGGGAACCGCTTACAGGGCGACAATTGCGATTTCGGCGACGCGGGCGATCCGTTCAACTCGGAATTCGGCGGTAATTTCCTGCTTCGCCCGCTCGTCCTTGCCAAATCGGACTTCAGCACCGACGTCGACTATTATCGCGGCGTGCTTGGTTTTCGCGGCGATTTCGGTGGCTTCCTGCAGGGCTGGAACTGGGACATCTATGGCCAGTACAGTCGATCGGACGCCGACTATACGCAGGACGTGATTTTCCAGGATTCGCTCGATTCCCAAAGCTGGCGTACGCGTTCGTGCGTCGGTCTCACGACGCGGATCAACGGCCTGCCTTGCATCGACATCGACTTTACCGACCCCCGCGTCCTGCGCGGTGATTTCACGCCGCAGGAACGCGCGTTCCTGTTCGGTAAGGAAACCGGCAAGACGATCTTCACGCAAAAGTCTATCGAAGCCACCTTCTCGGGCAATCTGATCACGCTGCCCGCCGGTGACGTCGGCCTCGCTTTCGGCGCCCAGATCCGCCGCGACGCGATCAACGACACCCCGGGCGAATTTACGCTCGCCGGCAACGCCGCGCTGCGCACCTCGTCGGGCATCACCGCAGGCCACACGGTCAACAAGGAAATCTTCGGTGAAATCCAGATTCCCCTGATCTACGATACGCCGCTGATCCAGCGCCTGACGCTATCGGGTGCGGGCCGTTACACCGACGTCACGGCAACGCGCCGCGACGGGGTCAAGGACAGCTTCAGCGACGTGACCTGGAAGGCGGGCCTCGATTGGGAAGTCACCGACTGGCTGCGCTTCCGCGGCACTTGGGGCACTTCGTTCCGCGCGCCGGCGCTGTTCGAACTGTTCCTCGAGAACCAGACGGGTTTCCAGAACCAGCAGGACATCGACATCTGTATCGATATCGAAGACCAGCTGGAGCAGGGCAACATCAACCAGCGCATCTATGACAACTGCGTCGCGGCTGGCATTCCCACGGACTTCCAGGGCGCGACCGGTTCGGCCACCATCGTCTCCGGCGGCGGCATCGGAGTCCTGAAGCCCGAAACCTCGACGGCCAAAACGGTCAGCGTCGTCCTCACGCCCGACCTGTCGGGCCTGCTGTGGAGTGGCCTGCGCCTCAATCTCGCGGTCGATTATTTCGACATCAAGATTCGCGATGAAATCACGACGCTGGGTGCCACCAGCATCATCAACGGCTGTTACAATTCGGAATTCGGCCTCGATGATCCGCTCTGCGACCTCATCACGCGCGAAACCTCGGGTCCCGAGATCTACAACATTTCGCAGATCCTCGACACCTATGTGAATATCAACAAGCAGCGCAACAAGGGCATCGACGTCACGCTGCGCCTTGATCAGGACCTCGGCAATCTGGGATCGCTGACCTTCACCTCGCAGATGACCTGGCAGATCAAGGACACGATCGGCCTGTTCGACGGGTTCATCATCGACGACAATGGCGAAGCGGGCGATCCGAAGTGGGTCGGCGATTTCAACCTGTCGTGGGAAAAGGGGCCGTGGACGGTCTTTTATGGCATGGACGTCATCGGCGGCACGTCGAACGCGGCGGATCTGCTCGACACGCAGGGCTCCCCCTGCCGTACGTCGATCTTCCGTCCCGGTGGCCTCTATTGCCAGGACACGCGCCTGTCGCCGACCTTCTACCACTCGGCGTCGGTCACGCGCGAAATCGCGGACAAGTTTGCGATTACGCTCGGCGTAGCGAACATCTTCGACACCGCGCCGCCGCGCGCCTCGACCGTCCAAGCGGGTATCACCGCCATCGGTCAGGCTCCGGCATTCGGCTCGCAGTACGACTATTTCGGTCGCCGCGTGTTCCTCAACCTGCGCGGTAACTTCTAA
- the proS gene encoding proline--tRNA ligase — protein MIKHALSVTRQADFAAWYQDVIAEADLAEESGVRGCMVIKPWGYGIWERIQTIMDAGIKDMGVQNCYFPLFIPLSFFEKEADHVDGFAKEMAVVTHHRLIGDGKGKLIPDPDAKLEEPLIVRPTSETVIGAAMSRWVQSWRDLPLRVNQWANVVRWEMRTRMFLRTAEFLWQEGHSAHDSKEDALAETMRALELYRTVAEEALALPVIAGEKPENERFPGAAATYSIEAMMQDGKALQAGTSHYLGTGFAEAANIRFQDKDGGHSLCHTVSWGFSTRTIGAVIMTHGDDDGLRCPPRIAPHQIVIVPMLRDNDEDAAILDYCASLEKELKALDAFREPVRVLLDTNANKAQTKRWGWVKKGAPIILEIGPRDVAGGNVAVIRRDRLYKDDGKLNTAFVGKDEFVAAAVATLGEIQDNLYAEAKERLYANIRRDVTDLAVHYAGDDKFAGWVEVQWSRPTGAVLDGIVEQLKALKLTMRNTPLDAAPADGACFFTGEPAVERVLIGRTY, from the coding sequence ATGATCAAGCATGCGCTCAGCGTAACCCGGCAGGCCGACTTTGCGGCCTGGTATCAGGACGTCATTGCCGAAGCCGACCTCGCCGAGGAGTCAGGGGTGCGCGGCTGCATGGTGATCAAGCCGTGGGGCTATGGCATCTGGGAACGCATCCAGACGATCATGGACGCAGGCATCAAGGACATGGGCGTCCAGAACTGCTATTTCCCGCTCTTCATCCCGCTGTCCTTCTTCGAGAAGGAGGCCGACCATGTCGACGGCTTCGCCAAGGAAATGGCGGTCGTCACGCACCACCGGCTGATCGGCGACGGCAAGGGCAAGCTGATCCCCGATCCCGACGCGAAGCTCGAAGAGCCGCTGATCGTCCGTCCCACGTCCGAGACCGTCATCGGCGCTGCGATGAGCCGCTGGGTGCAGAGCTGGCGCGACCTGCCGCTGCGCGTCAACCAGTGGGCCAATGTCGTGCGCTGGGAAATGCGCACCCGCATGTTCTTGCGCACGGCCGAGTTCCTGTGGCAGGAGGGGCATAGCGCGCACGACAGCAAGGAAGATGCGCTGGCCGAGACGATGCGCGCGCTCGAACTGTACCGCACCGTCGCCGAGGAAGCGCTCGCGCTGCCGGTGATCGCGGGCGAAAAGCCCGAGAACGAGCGCTTCCCCGGCGCCGCCGCGACCTATTCGATCGAAGCGATGATGCAGGACGGCAAGGCCTTGCAGGCCGGCACCTCGCACTATCTCGGCACCGGCTTCGCCGAGGCGGCGAACATCCGGTTCCAGGACAAGGACGGCGGCCACAGCCTTTGCCACACCGTGAGCTGGGGTTTCTCGACGCGGACGATCGGCGCGGTGATCATGACGCATGGCGACGACGACGGCCTGCGCTGCCCGCCGCGGATTGCGCCGCACCAGATCGTCATCGTGCCGATGCTGCGCGACAATGACGAGGATGCGGCGATCCTCGATTATTGCGCGTCGCTCGAAAAGGAATTGAAGGCGCTCGACGCCTTCCGCGAACCCGTGCGCGTGCTGCTCGACACCAATGCCAACAAGGCGCAGACAAAGCGCTGGGGCTGGGTCAAGAAGGGCGCGCCGATCATCCTCGAAATCGGCCCGCGCGACGTCGCCGGCGGCAATGTCGCGGTGATCCGCCGCGATCGCCTCTATAAGGACGACGGCAAGCTGAACACGGCGTTTGTCGGCAAAGACGAGTTCGTCGCTGCGGCCGTCGCGACGCTTGGCGAGATTCAGGACAATCTTTATGCCGAAGCGAAGGAACGGCTGTACGCCAACATCCGCCGCGACGTCACCGATCTTGCGGTGCATTACGCCGGCGACGACAAGTTCGCCGGCTGGGTCGAAGTGCAATGGTCGCGGCCGACCGGCGCGGTGCTCGACGGCATCGTCGAGCAGCTGAAGGCATTGAAGCTGACGATGCGCAACACGCCGCTCGATGCGGCGCCCGCCGACGGCGCCTGTTTTTTCACCGGGGAGCCTGCGGTGGAGCGGGTGCTGATCGGGCGGACCTATTAA
- a CDS encoding helix-turn-helix domain-containing protein, with protein MMQVAPLGEQLREWRTRRRMSQMDLALDTEISTRHLSFIETGRSKPSAQMLGRIADCLEVPHRARNALLLAAGYAPDFQERPLDSAEMAGMRAIVEHVLKGHEPYPALAVDRHWNMVAANAAVGVLIGQVSPALLAPPVNVLRLALHPDGLAPQIANYAMWRAHILHRLDLQIEASADPALASLRDEIAGYAVEANDNAAGPVSSIAVPLVLETPAGRISFVSTVTIFGTPVDITLSELAIEAFFPADAESAALLQKLAGK; from the coding sequence ATGATGCAGGTTGCACCGCTGGGCGAACAGCTTCGCGAATGGCGCACGCGCCGCCGGATGAGCCAGATGGACCTCGCGCTCGATACCGAAATCTCGACGCGGCACCTGAGCTTCATCGAAACCGGGCGGTCGAAACCGAGCGCCCAGATGCTCGGGCGGATCGCCGACTGCCTCGAAGTACCGCACCGGGCGCGCAATGCACTGTTGCTCGCAGCGGGCTATGCGCCCGACTTTCAGGAACGCCCGCTCGACAGCGCCGAAATGGCGGGGATGCGGGCGATCGTCGAGCATGTGCTGAAAGGGCACGAGCCCTATCCGGCGCTTGCGGTCGACCGGCACTGGAATATGGTCGCTGCGAACGCCGCGGTCGGGGTCCTGATCGGGCAGGTTTCGCCTGCTCTCTTGGCGCCGCCGGTCAATGTGCTGCGCCTCGCGCTGCACCCGGACGGGCTGGCGCCGCAGATCGCCAATTATGCGATGTGGCGCGCCCATATCCTGCACCGGCTCGACCTCCAGATCGAAGCGAGTGCCGATCCGGCGCTGGCGTCGCTGCGCGACGAGATTGCGGGCTATGCGGTCGAGGCCAACGACAATGCCGCCGGACCGGTGAGCAGCATCGCGGTGCCGCTGGTGCTGGAAACCCCCGCCGGACGCATCTCGTTCGTCTCGACGGTGACGATCTTCGGTACGCCGGTCGACATCACCCTGTCGGAACTGGCGATCGAAGCCTTCTTTCCGGCCGACGCGGAGAGTGCGGCGTTGTTGCAGAAGCTGGCGGGCAAGTAG